The genomic region CCCTGCGCCAAATGGCTGCTAATATTGCCAACGATGTGCGCAAAGTGCGCAAGGTGCACAATGAGATTAGCGTCTCCGGCGCCACCTCCATGGTCGCCCGCTCCAACGACGCCTGGATTACCACCAAACTCAAAAGCAAAATGCTAATAAAGCCAAAAATTCAGGGCGGCCGCATTAAAGTCGTCACCGAAAACGGTACGGTATATTTGCTGGGCTTACTAACCCGCGAAGAAGGTGCACGTGTAGCCGAGTTAGCCCAACAAACCAGCGGCGTGCAAAAAGTGGTTATATTGTTTGAGTATATTTCTTAGCAGTCGATAGTCGATAGTCGATAGTCGATAGTCGATAGTCGATAGTCGATAGTCGATAGTCGATAGTCGATAGTCGATAGTCGATAGTCGATAGTC from Dasania marina DSM 21967 harbors:
- a CDS encoding BON domain-containing protein is translated as MFRTISLFLLILLTLNLQGCSKIISMTTDGPLDQDEGERTTGSVIEDEVIETKILVNLDKTDQQLALAHISVTCYNGVVLLTGQVRDESLRQMAANIANDVRKVRKVHNEISVSGATSMVARSNDAWITTKLKSKMLIKPKIQGGRIKVVTENGTVYLLGLLTREEGARVAELAQQTSGVQKVVILFEYIS